From Firmicutes bacterium HGW-Firmicutes-1, the proteins below share one genomic window:
- a CDS encoding phage tail protein — protein MGVNAIPDKIVNYNLYNDEEKLFGVGGEITLPNFEAMTETISGAGILGEIESPNLGHFGSLPLEIPLRMLDEQSMKIVSKSMATITLRASEQSYDVSSGVTEHRGLKIVTKGIPKGIDLGTAGVGKPTETKVTLELVYIKIMLDNKVLLELDKINFVFIVDGKDLLADVKNQI, from the coding sequence ATGGGTGTTAACGCTATTCCAGATAAGATTGTAAATTACAATTTATATAACGATGAAGAAAAACTCTTTGGTGTTGGTGGAGAAATAACTCTTCCAAACTTTGAGGCAATGACAGAAACAATTAGTGGAGCTGGTATCTTAGGAGAAATTGAAAGTCCTAACCTTGGACATTTTGGAAGTCTACCACTAGAAATTCCACTTAGAATGCTTGATGAACAAAGCATGAAGATTGTAAGTAAGAGCATGGCAACTATTACACTTAGGGCATCCGAACAAAGCTATGATGTTTCATCAGGAGTCACAGAGCATCGAGGTCTTAAAATTGTTACAAAAGGCATTCCAAAAGGAATAGACCTTGGAACAGCAGGTGTTGGAAAACCTACTGAAACAAAAGTAACCTTAGAGTTAGTGTACATTAAGATCATGCTAGACAATAAGGTTTTGCTCGAACTTGATAAAATTAATTTTGTATTCATTGTAGATGGCAAAGATTTATTAGCTGATGTAAAAAACCAAATATAA
- a CDS encoding phage portal protein, which yields MNIIDKTINYFSPQKGLEREIARVKTDILNSGYSGSGASHDKKSMKGWTDKSESPFKDIDKNLPTLRSRSRQLFMNAPIATSAIKTNRTNVVGQGLKLKSRIDFTRLGITQEAADQWEKNTEREFNLWAKSRWCDATRLNNFFELQQIALMSWLMNGDGWALIKQQDITRFMPYSLNIYLIEADRISTPQKDVNGNWLTLDNEIKKAANGNLIYNGVEINSNGAVVAYWICNSYPSDNNMIKKDWTRVEAFGKNTGNPNVLQLMESERCEQYRGVPYLAPVIESLKQISRYTEAELTAAVVTAFFTAFIKQEGSRNDNTWEQSIPQEQRVDDFDPNSYELGAGTINILGPGEDVVIADAKRPASGFDPFVRSILKMIGAALEIPFELLIKSFEASYSASRAALLEAWKSFRMRRTWFADDFCQPIYEIWLSEAVARGRIKAPGYFNDPSIKNAWCGSEWIGPSPGQINPVQEVTASALKVANGFSTRERETMELTGGNFDDNVTQISRENKALGEASMLPTKEGENNNA from the coding sequence GTGAATATTATAGACAAAACAATAAACTACTTTAGTCCTCAAAAGGGTCTTGAAAGAGAAATTGCCAGAGTAAAAACAGACATACTTAATAGTGGTTATTCTGGGAGTGGTGCAAGTCATGACAAGAAGTCAATGAAGGGTTGGACAGATAAAAGCGAGAGCCCATTTAAGGATATTGATAAAAATTTACCCACCTTGAGAAGTAGATCAAGACAATTGTTTATGAATGCTCCAATTGCTACGTCTGCAATTAAGACCAACAGAACAAATGTTGTTGGACAAGGACTTAAACTTAAAAGCAGAATAGATTTTACAAGACTTGGTATAACTCAAGAGGCTGCTGATCAGTGGGAAAAAAATACAGAGAGGGAATTTAATCTTTGGGCAAAATCTAGATGGTGTGATGCAACACGTCTTAATAATTTTTTCGAATTACAACAAATTGCACTAATGTCTTGGCTAATGAATGGTGATGGATGGGCACTTATTAAGCAGCAAGATATAACTAGATTTATGCCATATTCATTAAATATTTATCTTATTGAAGCGGATAGAATATCAACTCCCCAAAAAGATGTTAATGGTAATTGGCTTACTTTAGATAATGAAATAAAGAAAGCTGCTAATGGCAACTTAATCTATAATGGAGTAGAAATAAACTCAAATGGTGCCGTTGTAGCATATTGGATTTGTAATTCATATCCCTCAGACAACAACATGATTAAAAAAGATTGGACAAGAGTTGAAGCATTTGGTAAAAACACAGGAAACCCGAACGTACTTCAATTGATGGAATCAGAACGATGTGAACAATATAGAGGGGTTCCTTACCTTGCTCCAGTAATTGAATCACTAAAGCAAATTAGCAGATACACAGAAGCAGAACTTACTGCAGCTGTTGTAACTGCTTTTTTTACAGCATTTATAAAGCAAGAGGGTTCAAGAAATGATAATACTTGGGAGCAATCAATACCTCAAGAGCAAAGAGTTGATGATTTTGACCCTAATTCATATGAACTTGGTGCTGGAACAATTAACATTCTTGGCCCGGGTGAAGATGTTGTTATTGCAGATGCTAAAAGACCAGCTAGTGGATTTGATCCATTCGTTAGATCAATTCTAAAAATGATTGGTGCAGCACTTGAGATACCCTTTGAATTACTAATCAAGTCATTTGAAGCTTCCTATTCGGCAAGTAGAGCTGCACTACTTGAAGCGTGGAAATCATTTCGAATGAGAAGAACATGGTTTGCAGACGATTTTTGCCAACCGATTTATGAAATATGGCTTTCAGAGGCAGTAGCTAGAGGACGTATCAAAGCACCAGGATATTTTAATGACCCATCAATTAAAAATGCATGGTGTGGGTCTGAATGGATTGGACCATCTCCAGGACAGATTAATCCAGTACAAGAGGTTACTGCATCTGCTTTAAAGGTTGCTAATGGATTTAGTACAAGGGAAAGAGAAACAATGGAGCTCACTGGTGGTAACTTTGATGATAATGTTACACAAATATCTAGAGAAAACAAGGCTTTAGGTGAAGCCAGTATGTTGCCTACAAAGGAAGGAGAAAATAACAATGCCTAA
- a CDS encoding head decoration protein, which produces MTESLYGEVGSIEYDNLVAGNNVPLLVKGVVVAAGQGVLKKGSVLGIVTATSKGLFCAAASVDGSQEAKFVLADDVDATEEVVALCYQSGELNRGALIFDSTDTAEMHEDELRKNGIFLKDIN; this is translated from the coding sequence ATGACAGAAAGTTTATATGGTGAAGTAGGTTCAATCGAATATGATAACCTTGTTGCTGGTAATAATGTACCCTTATTGGTTAAAGGTGTTGTTGTAGCAGCTGGGCAAGGAGTATTAAAAAAAGGTAGTGTATTAGGTATTGTAACGGCAACAAGTAAAGGATTATTTTGTGCGGCTGCATCTGTAGATGGCAGTCAAGAAGCAAAGTTTGTTTTAGCAGATGATGTAGATGCAACGGAAGAAGTTGTAGCACTATGTTATCAATCTGGTGAATTAAACCGTGGTGCTTTAATTTTTGACTCAACGGACACAGCAGAAATGCATGAAGACGAACTAAGAAAAAATGGTATCTTTTTAAAAGATATTAATTAA
- a CDS encoding phage tail protein yields MAYKHGVYIQETPTKLIAPVLANSAIQFIVGTAPVNLLDDPSSAVNKIIVLNNFDEAVEKVGYSDSFDKFSLCQAIDASFRIFNVAPIVVVNVLDPSIHKIAVVDELNPLVAREVIIEEEGILLDANFVVKDSTKTTTYTKGTDYTLEFNDMGHVLLKALLTGTIPVDETQLSFGYNQLDPGAVTAADIIGEYDILTGIYTGLQLIDQVFPVKSLIPGVINLPGWSHLPIVAAEMIAKTTNINGLFKCECLLDIDSSSEGALIFTDVAAWKQENNYINEHAIALWPKVKVSSKEYFMSALFGALIANTDHVNEDIPYVSPSNKPFKIEATIIDDGTEVFLQLPQANELNGVGVVTAINFNGWKSWGNNTSKYPLTVDPKDRFISVRRMFDWWGNQFINTYTQKVDDPLNLRLIESVVDAENIKANGFKARFQIADARIEFYQIENPTSNLMNGSIKFKQYLTPYTPAETIENELEFDPSALTSAIFGGAN; encoded by the coding sequence ATGGCATATAAACATGGCGTTTATATTCAGGAAACACCAACTAAATTGATTGCACCAGTTTTAGCAAACAGTGCGATACAGTTTATAGTTGGAACGGCTCCAGTTAATTTACTAGATGATCCATCAAGTGCTGTAAATAAAATTATTGTTCTTAATAATTTTGATGAAGCAGTTGAGAAGGTTGGTTATTCAGATTCATTTGATAAATTTTCTTTGTGTCAAGCTATTGATGCATCTTTTAGAATCTTTAATGTTGCACCTATAGTAGTTGTAAATGTACTTGATCCTAGTATTCACAAAATTGCTGTAGTAGATGAACTTAACCCTTTAGTAGCAAGAGAAGTGATCATAGAAGAAGAAGGTATCTTGTTAGATGCCAACTTTGTAGTAAAGGACTCAACAAAAACCACTACATACACCAAGGGTACGGACTATACTTTAGAATTTAATGATATGGGGCATGTATTGTTAAAGGCTTTATTAACAGGAACAATACCAGTAGATGAAACACAGTTATCATTTGGATATAATCAGTTAGATCCAGGTGCAGTTACTGCAGCGGATATTATTGGAGAATATGACATCTTAACAGGAATTTATACAGGACTTCAATTGATTGATCAAGTGTTTCCAGTCAAATCATTGATTCCAGGAGTAATTAATTTACCTGGATGGAGTCATCTACCAATTGTAGCGGCAGAAATGATTGCTAAAACAACAAACATAAATGGTTTGTTCAAATGTGAATGCTTACTAGATATTGATTCAAGTTCTGAAGGTGCATTAATCTTCACTGATGTTGCAGCTTGGAAACAAGAAAATAACTACATTAATGAGCATGCAATTGCGCTATGGCCAAAAGTAAAGGTTTCCTCTAAGGAATACTTTATGTCTGCATTATTTGGCGCACTTATTGCTAATACAGATCATGTAAATGAAGATATTCCTTATGTTTCACCATCAAATAAGCCTTTTAAAATTGAAGCCACAATCATTGATGATGGAACGGAGGTATTTCTTCAATTACCACAAGCCAATGAACTTAACGGTGTTGGTGTTGTGACTGCAATAAACTTTAATGGATGGAAAAGCTGGGGTAATAATACAAGTAAATACCCTTTAACTGTTGATCCTAAAGATAGGTTTATATCTGTAAGAAGAATGTTCGATTGGTGGGGTAATCAGTTTATTAATACGTACACTCAAAAAGTAGATGACCCATTAAATTTAAGACTAATCGAATCCGTTGTAGACGCAGAAAATATTAAAGCGAATGGATTTAAGGCAAGATTTCAAATTGCAGATGCAAGGATTGAATTTTATCAAATTGAAAATCCTACATCAAATCTCATGAATGGAAGTATTAAGTTTAAGCAATATTTAACCCCATATACACCAGCTGAAACCATTGAAAATGAACTTGAATTTGACCCAAGCGCTTTAACAAGTGCTATATTTGGAGGTGCTAATTAA
- a CDS encoding site-specific integrase, with amino-acid sequence MNTVQPIRDFELIEDIGEFLRLSSYRNFVLWSTGIYAPIRISDILDWKVRDVRNKDFVSIREKKTGNEQLFPINSELRKILDHYIDGKKDYEYLFASRQKNGKGIYGPISRQQAYYILNVAAKYFKLQNIGCHTMRKTFGYHYYQQTGDIITLQEIYGHSHFSITKRYIGLTQEMKNKAVKDFKYKKLRKSS; translated from the coding sequence TTGAATACTGTACAGCCAATAAGAGACTTTGAACTTATAGAAGACATTGGAGAGTTTTTAAGGTTATCATCATATAGAAATTTTGTGCTTTGGTCAACAGGAATATATGCTCCCATAAGGATATCTGATATATTAGATTGGAAAGTACGCGATGTTCGTAACAAGGATTTCGTATCTATACGTGAGAAGAAAACTGGCAATGAACAACTATTCCCAATCAATAGTGAATTGAGAAAAATACTGGATCACTATATAGATGGGAAAAAAGATTATGAATATTTGTTTGCTTCAAGACAAAAAAATGGTAAAGGTATATACGGACCAATTTCAAGACAGCAAGCATATTATATCCTCAACGTAGCTGCAAAGTATTTTAAACTACAAAATATTGGGTGTCATACGATGAGAAAGACTTTTGGATATCATTATTATCAACAAACTGGAGATATTATTACATTACAAGAGATTTATGGCCATTCTCATTTTAGTATTACAAAGAGATATATTGGTTTAACTCAAGAGATGAAAAATAAGGCTGTAAAAGATTTTAAATATAAGAAGTTAAGGAAATCAAGTTGA
- a CDS encoding major capsid protein → MGDNNIQIYSTREMMTAVVLMKPAYSFFRDTFFSKIQTSVASKIDVDFKKGRRKMAPFVAPRVGGVPVSREGYRTDTYSVPKIAPEKITTVDDISSRQMGESVYSIKTPAQRAAELTGEDLADLDEQITRREEWMCREILLNGKVTMKGIIDDKTESTVDQEVDYGFTQKVTLTGEEKWDAPTTSDPHNDLKIWRQGVIKSTGKAPNVVVMASDVATIFINHPVIQKLNDVSRYTFGKVEPKIISPAVTLVAFLPDLGLEIYQYDEWFIDDDGVEKAMMPEKHLIMGSINMGKRLYGAVTQIESGSFVTYEGQRIPKNIVDEKNDITKLRLSARPLPVPNDIDDWYVAVVY, encoded by the coding sequence ATGGGTGATAATAATATTCAAATTTATTCAACAAGAGAAATGATGACAGCGGTTGTTTTGATGAAACCAGCGTACTCATTCTTTAGAGATACTTTTTTCTCTAAAATACAAACGAGTGTTGCTAGTAAGATTGATGTAGATTTCAAAAAGGGTAGAAGAAAAATGGCTCCTTTTGTAGCACCTCGTGTAGGTGGTGTTCCAGTAAGTAGAGAAGGATATAGAACTGATACATATTCAGTGCCTAAAATTGCGCCTGAAAAGATTACTACTGTAGATGATATCTCAAGCAGACAAATGGGAGAATCAGTTTACAGTATCAAGACTCCTGCTCAAAGAGCTGCTGAATTAACTGGAGAAGATTTAGCTGATCTTGATGAACAAATTACCAGAAGAGAAGAGTGGATGTGTAGAGAAATTCTTCTTAATGGGAAAGTTACAATGAAAGGCATCATTGACGATAAAACCGAATCTACAGTTGATCAGGAAGTAGATTATGGATTTACTCAGAAAGTAACTTTAACTGGAGAAGAAAAATGGGATGCGCCAACTACATCTGATCCACATAATGATTTAAAAATATGGAGACAAGGTGTAATTAAATCAACAGGTAAAGCACCTAATGTAGTTGTAATGGCATCTGATGTAGCAACTATATTTATTAATCATCCAGTTATTCAGAAACTTAATGACGTTTCAAGATACACTTTTGGAAAAGTTGAACCTAAAATCATCAGTCCAGCTGTAACACTTGTTGCATTTCTCCCTGATCTTGGCTTAGAAATCTATCAATATGATGAATGGTTCATTGATGATGATGGTGTTGAAAAAGCCATGATGCCTGAAAAACATTTAATCATGGGTAGTATTAACATGGGTAAAAGGTTATATGGCGCTGTTACTCAGATTGAGTCAGGTTCATTTGTTACATATGAAGGACAAAGGATACCTAAAAATATCGTTGATGAGAAAAACGATATTACAAAATTAAGATTAAGTGCTAGACCATTGCCAGTGCCAAATGACATTGATGATTGGTATGTTGCTGTAGTCTATTAG
- a CDS encoding terminase, giving the protein MKKLTAKTKKNTKTKKTIKAKTLRLFKEIARILSPPPKLTVSEWADQYRKLSSESSAEPGQWRTDRAPYQKEIMDAVSDPEVEKIVVMCSSQVGKTEIQLNIIGYHIDYDPAPIMVVMPTELLAKAFSKKRLATMIRDTPAIKDKISESKSRDGDNTILEKGFPGGYVVMVGANSPTNLSSRPIRILLADEVDRFPLSAGNEGDPLSLAEKRTTTFHNKKKIFVSTPTDKETSRIEVEFEASSKEEWNLACPMCGRYQPLSWSQIRFDDETMECKYCKERFSEFEWKEQPGIWIPSKPEITNVRGFHLNALASPWERWGTIIDNFREAKAKGKEVLKTWVNTTLGESWEDQEGEMADEEALLKRRERYGCELPDKVLIITAGVDVQDDRLEIEVVGWSHNFESWGIEYRQFMGDTTNDMVWKDLDQYLMKEFSFEDGNKLMISCCCVDSGYNASDVYKFCKKREHRRIFAIKGKGGYGIPFIGKPTRSNKEKCALFTLGVDAGKSKLISRLKVQFEEETGYCHFPIESGRGYDQYYFKALTSERRVVKYSKGERQFEWKKKKSGARNEALDLRNYATAAVEILNPPFDVLEKTIKNKPNQNIRVDNSQKPRRGVVNRGIEI; this is encoded by the coding sequence ATGAAGAAATTGACAGCGAAAACGAAGAAGAATACGAAAACCAAGAAAACAATTAAAGCTAAAACCCTTAGATTGTTCAAAGAAATTGCTAGAATATTATCGCCACCACCTAAGTTAACCGTTAGTGAGTGGGCAGATCAATATAGAAAACTTTCATCTGAAAGTTCTGCAGAGCCGGGGCAATGGAGAACTGATAGAGCGCCATATCAAAAAGAGATTATGGACGCAGTTAGTGATCCAGAAGTAGAGAAAATAGTGGTAATGTGCTCTTCACAAGTTGGAAAAACAGAAATCCAACTAAATATCATTGGTTATCATATTGATTATGACCCAGCTCCGATAATGGTAGTAATGCCAACAGAGTTACTTGCAAAAGCGTTTTCCAAAAAACGTCTTGCAACTATGATTAGAGATACACCAGCAATAAAAGATAAGATTAGTGAAAGTAAATCTAGGGATGGTGACAATACCATCCTTGAAAAAGGATTCCCAGGGGGATACGTTGTTATGGTTGGGGCAAACTCACCTACAAACTTATCGAGTAGACCAATTAGGATATTACTGGCCGATGAAGTAGATAGATTTCCTCTTTCAGCCGGCAATGAAGGTGATCCATTAAGTTTAGCAGAAAAAAGAACAACAACATTTCATAATAAGAAAAAGATATTTGTATCTACCCCGACAGATAAAGAGACTTCTAGAATTGAAGTTGAATTTGAAGCAAGCTCTAAAGAAGAATGGAATTTAGCATGTCCAATGTGTGGAAGATATCAACCATTATCATGGTCTCAAATTAGATTTGATGATGAAACAATGGAATGTAAATATTGTAAAGAACGTTTTTCTGAATTTGAATGGAAAGAACAGCCAGGCATATGGATACCTAGCAAACCAGAGATTACTAATGTGCGTGGTTTTCATTTAAACGCACTAGCTAGTCCATGGGAACGCTGGGGTACTATCATAGATAACTTTAGAGAGGCTAAAGCTAAGGGTAAAGAAGTATTAAAAACATGGGTTAATACAACGCTTGGGGAATCTTGGGAAGATCAAGAGGGTGAAATGGCCGATGAAGAGGCTCTTCTTAAGAGAAGGGAACGCTATGGATGTGAACTACCTGACAAGGTACTCATAATTACAGCTGGGGTTGACGTCCAAGATGATAGATTAGAAATAGAAGTAGTTGGTTGGAGTCATAATTTTGAATCATGGGGTATTGAATACAGACAATTTATGGGTGACACTACCAATGATATGGTTTGGAAAGACCTAGACCAGTACTTAATGAAAGAATTTAGTTTTGAAGATGGAAACAAGTTAATGATATCATGCTGTTGCGTTGATAGTGGTTATAATGCTTCAGATGTATATAAATTCTGCAAAAAAAGAGAACATCGAAGGATATTTGCTATAAAAGGTAAGGGTGGGTATGGAATCCCTTTTATTGGAAAGCCAACAAGGAGTAATAAAGAAAAATGCGCCTTATTTACTCTTGGTGTTGATGCAGGAAAGTCAAAATTAATATCAAGATTAAAAGTGCAGTTTGAAGAAGAGACTGGATATTGTCACTTTCCTATTGAAAGTGGTCGTGGTTATGACCAATATTACTTTAAAGCACTCACTAGTGAGCGTAGAGTAGTTAAATATTCTAAAGGAGAAAGGCAATTTGAGTGGAAAAAGAAAAAAAGTGGAGCAAGAAATGAAGCGCTAGACTTAAGAAATTATGCTACAGCAGCAGTTGAAATACTTAATCCACCCTTTGATGTGCTTGAAAAGACTATTAAAAACAAGCCTAATCAAAATATTAGAGTTGATAATAGTCAAAAACCTCGAAGAGGTGTGGTTAATAGGGGTATTGAAATTTAG
- a CDS encoding DNA methyltransferase, with protein sequence MATGREVNIAINHDMDAILMHKTNHPHSQHLLEDIWDVSPLKVTEGRHVGLLWASPDCKHFSKAKGGKPKDKNIRSLPFAIVKWARHVRPDVIIAENVEEIQTWGPLNKKGIPIAKRKGETFNQFIRKLRKLGYSVQWRELVAADYGTPTTRKRWYMIARCDGNPITWPQPTHSKTGENGLKKWVPVSTVLEFSDLGKSIFGRKKPLAENTMNRIGRGMDKFVFNNPEPFILQIGQSGFTKDRNKTIHEPLITIVTKNEHCLVSPVLAPFMAVNTSNHPGGSAGAPIHTITTGGHHALVSPILIQYHSETSENSVRAYEVKEPIMTIDASPRYALASVFISKAYAGCSRSTASSVDDPCHTITARQVHSLAGVFLTKFYKTGTGQEVTEPLHTITTSAGHFGDVKILMVEKEEVISEFREKCNMVASFIMEYYGQGTGQSLNDPLHTIVTKDRFALVTVYGIDYVIVDITLRMLTPNELFKAQGFPEDYIIDQDYKGRAYPISKQVARCGNSVCPQMAKVLVESNCSDLKTGERAPNMRIDSSHEQLRFA encoded by the coding sequence ATGGCCACTGGTAGAGAAGTAAACATAGCTATTAATCATGATATGGATGCAATATTAATGCATAAAACCAATCATCCTCATTCACAGCACTTACTGGAAGATATTTGGGATGTTAGTCCATTGAAAGTAACAGAAGGTCGCCATGTAGGATTATTATGGGCTTCACCTGATTGTAAACATTTCAGCAAAGCAAAAGGTGGAAAACCAAAGGATAAAAATATTAGATCATTACCATTCGCTATTGTAAAATGGGCAAGGCATGTTCGTCCTGATGTAATAATTGCTGAAAATGTAGAAGAGATTCAAACGTGGGGGCCTCTTAACAAAAAAGGAATACCTATAGCAAAAAGAAAAGGCGAAACATTTAATCAATTCATAAGAAAGCTAAGAAAACTTGGTTATTCTGTTCAATGGAGAGAATTAGTGGCTGCTGATTACGGCACTCCTACAACTAGAAAACGTTGGTATATGATAGCTCGATGTGATGGAAATCCTATCACATGGCCTCAACCAACACATTCAAAAACAGGAGAGAACGGATTAAAAAAATGGGTACCTGTTTCAACAGTATTAGAATTTTCGGATTTAGGGAAATCCATATTCGGACGTAAAAAGCCTTTAGCAGAAAATACCATGAATCGTATTGGAAGAGGAATGGATAAATTTGTATTTAATAATCCTGAACCATTCATTCTACAAATAGGACAATCTGGATTTACTAAAGATAGGAATAAAACGATTCATGAACCTCTTATTACGATAGTTACTAAGAATGAACACTGCCTGGTATCACCAGTACTTGCTCCATTTATGGCAGTTAATACATCTAACCATCCAGGTGGGAGCGCAGGTGCACCAATACACACTATTACAACCGGGGGACATCACGCATTAGTATCACCTATCTTGATTCAATATCATTCTGAGACTTCTGAAAACTCTGTAAGAGCATATGAAGTTAAAGAACCAATAATGACAATTGATGCAAGTCCAAGGTATGCATTAGCTAGTGTGTTTATATCAAAAGCATATGCCGGATGCAGTAGATCAACAGCATCAAGCGTTGATGATCCGTGTCACACAATTACAGCTAGACAGGTCCATTCATTAGCAGGAGTATTTCTAACAAAATTCTATAAAACAGGTACTGGTCAAGAAGTTACAGAGCCCCTACATACAATAACTACCTCAGCAGGACATTTTGGGGATGTAAAAATTTTAATGGTTGAGAAAGAAGAAGTTATAAGTGAATTCCGTGAAAAGTGCAATATGGTAGCATCATTCATCATGGAATATTACGGTCAAGGCACAGGACAATCACTTAATGATCCACTACATACTATTGTTACAAAAGACCGCTTTGCATTGGTTACTGTTTACGGTATAGATTATGTCATTGTTGATATCACGTTGAGAATGCTGACTCCTAATGAACTTTTTAAGGCACAAGGCTTTCCAGAAGACTACATTATCGATCAGGACTACAAGGGACGTGCTTATCCAATATCAAAGCAAGTAGCAAGGTGTGGCAATAGTGTATGTCCTCAGATGGCAAAAGTATTAGTTGAATCAAATTGTAGTGATTTAAAAACTGGAGAACGCGCACCAAACATGAGAATAGATTCTAGCCATGAGCAACTAAGATTTGCATAG